One Gossypium hirsutum isolate 1008001.06 chromosome A08, Gossypium_hirsutum_v2.1, whole genome shotgun sequence genomic window, aaaaaaaatataaatacaaacgTGAACCTAGTTAGTAAATTCAAaagccaaaaattatattatccctaagaacaatatatatattaaattactaCTTTATGTGCAAGATGAGATAATTGTATTgctaattaaaattattaaaatactaatcacatgaaaagttaatttaattttacaataATTTAATCCATTCCTTTCTGTATTCTATCCATCCTTCCATTTATATACGTTTAGATCTCCTCCTCTTTAACTCATATCAACCCTTATTAAAAATTAAGCCAAAAAAATCTAACTTAATTAACCTCGGGGACGAGATTAAAACTAGTAAAAGAATATAATagaatatttgttttaatttaaatgcAGGTGTAGTAGTAAGTTGAAATTagtgaaaagaaaaaattgttaaTCTAACATTATAAATTTGTGCCCATATGACATTAATAGTTAATTTGTGGTGATACGTGATAACTTTTTAGTATGTCATGTAATgagtataaatttaaaaattttaaaaaattctttaaaaaattaataaaaaagagtataaatttttttaaaagttaattttttatgcaaaaacaaaattatatattttaaaagtttttaaattttatatatgccACATAGCATATTAAGAGGTTGTCATCTATCACTAATGGATTGGTTATCAGTGCCACATCAATATAAATTAACGATATCAGTGCAGAGGCACCAACCTAAATGACAGAATACAAATTCAGGTGTCAACTAGGTCCAAAAACTGTTCAAGTACCAACTAAATACTTTTGATTAAGTTTAAAGGACAAACTACATATTACCCAAAACAATTGTCAAGTAATGAcagtttaatttattatttatataattttgttataaactttttttttcacattGTAAGTGTAACATTatttagtataaataaaatatttttattaatatttaattttttctaattcAAACGGAAAGAGGAAGAGATTACACTGAAAGATTGAATCTCAGACAAAATTTAAACCCACAAAAGTTAGTCGCAAGACTtgtaatctttttatttttttaattatttaattattcccTCCTTCAAAATAaagttgttatttttttttacttgtgatgattttttttcaattttaatattttattatttaatgttttttattcttaatattttaataattcaatcgttgaattttttatttcattcatatagatcatgcatattaaatttgacatgcattaaaaaatattatttatttattttatgtaaaaatttcaaccattcaataaatattaatatatataatattttaaattaaaataataaaaacattaaattaatttaaaattttacatatataataaatataattatattaacagattcaatgattaaattgttaaaatattaatactataaatataaaaaatatcttttacATTGGTATAAGTAAATTTCTCTATTTATTCGGGCCTATATTTATTCAGGCCCATTTTTGGAACCGGCAGATCATCATCGCCCACGTTTATAACagagacaaaaaagaaaaaatcagtGGTAGGCGCTTACTTTGAGATGTGGATGAGAATGATGTTCCAAACCAGACAGACAAAAAGCTTCAAAAATGTTCCCATCCAAGGAGACAACTACGTGTGACTCAATAAATAGAAAAAAGGGATTAATATTCATTTGGTACTTGTTTTTGCTTCTActttcaatttggtacttgagtatttttgtcccaatttggtatttgagtttggcttcaatgcttaatttggtagccagacaaaattaaatcatgtgACTAATGAACATTTGATACGTGTGctctaataaaaaatatagatatttaaTTGAGACaagtatgaaattaaatattagaatCAAACTTAAATACTTAAATGGGAAAAAACTCAATTTAGTGCTTTTATAAAATagttaatgcttttatatttggTGCTTGAATTAGAGTTGAGTGAGTCtctagttgtttttaataaaatttaataaataaaatatgagttgagggtaattttttattatacaaatactttttaaaatttgatatgagtcctattttttcaaatatttctttttttttaaaatattttactatatatttaCAAGATACTTGTAAACTCTTTAACATtgtttgtggagtctaaaaactccattAATAGTGTATAAAATATTTATCCATAAAATATTCGAAAAACAATAAAACATTCTTATTATAAATAGGATAAACTACAGAGATAATCACTcaactataaaaaattttcattttaggcactcaaaaaaaagtttacaatttaagcaCACATGGTACATAGTTTggtcattttggtcactcctaTTAAAATCATAAATGACAAGCTGACGTGATAGTTAAAAAATCCGTATAATAACAAATCCAGCcctcaaattttacatattatatcaattaaacctcaaaatttataaatgttctcaatttgatcctaattctaaaaaatttaaagaaatataaaaaatacataaatattttcaaaaaaatataataataaattgataattgataacatttgtaaattttgagtgtcattttttaaaattataactaaatcaatatataatatgtaaaatttgaaaggtaaatttgttattatactggTTTTTTTAACTACCACGTTAGCTTGTTGTTTATGATTTTAACAAGagtaaccaaaatgaccaaactaTTTAACGAGGTGCTTAAAAtacaaactttttattttgagtgcctaaaataaattttttataattaaataactatttaCTCTCGTCACATGCTAGTTGGTACAAtcttaaacacatatttataataataaactcaTTGTAGTCTCtaaccaaataaattattatctaCCCACTTAAAATTACGAATTCAAAggaaattaaagcttcaaaaaatacaattttgTTCTTTGTTGAATAGTTGAATGACAATTTTAAAGGAACaataaataagttttaaatgatttattaaacatGTTTTATACAAACATAAACGAATTTGTTCATGAATATAAATGAATTACACAAACTTTGCTTGTGTTTGGTTCGTTTAATAAACGAGTCTCAAAATCTTGTTCATATTCAtttatttagcttaataaatGAACAAAAACCAAACTATTCAGTGAATACTTTGTTCATTTACAACCCAAGTTGTTGCATATAATAACTCCTCATCTCTTTTTTGAGTTTTTCCGGTATTACTTATGGATCGAATTGACTTATAACCATTAAAGGAAATATATCCAATTGATTGAAGACTTATCTTGTGGTATTCTAAAGATATTATGTGTGTTGTTTATCTTATTTGAAGGGATAATTTGTTATTAACTAGACATGATCATGAGTTGGGTCACTCACTCAAACCCGAAGGTCTACTGGAAAAGTGAGAGTTTGGGAAAAAATATAGACctaaaaaatgagtttggacaaaaaaataagatcCGTTTTCTAAATGGCTCGGGCCTCAGGCAGAATTTTTTTGCTCAGACTCGGTTCGGTCTAAATCACAtgcatatacttttttttttgtattttcaatttgtaagaagcatttattttagtatttttagtgtatttattgtattatgtttttatataaaaaatctaaaaaagaatTAATACAATTTGGGCTAAGTCAAGTttgggtttaatatttttaatatgggTTGAGTTTTGCCAAATTTTAAGCCTAATTTTCAAGTTGTGTCAGGCCTGTACCTAAAAaacagatttaaaattttatattaactcGACTCATGATCAAacctaattataataaatttagtatttTAGCAAGCCTCGTTCACTTATATAGGGTGAGAACTTGTACAAATATTGTATTGATAGAATAGTTTGAgggtgtttatatatatatatatatatatattagcctTTTAACAATTAACAAAGGCTTTCAAATTTCATtggttattaaaattttcaattttattataattaaattgtttctTGATGAATTGGGTAATCTATATAAAAAAAGCAAGAAAATTATGGAGAGAGAAGGCATGATGATTTTCAACCAACCCCATCatgataattttgaatttattcataataaataacATCGCACAATTACATCAAACTTGGAATAACACTATCATTCGAGAAAATTACACAAAAGTATGGACAACAATACTTTTGATGTGCTGCACCAACATTTATTTCATGCAAATTATTCCTTATTcatcttttacttaaattatattgAGATGCTATTTGGAATTCCCTTACCAGAAATTCCAATTTCACCGGTGGGATGGAGCAAATTATAAGGAACATTAACGGGACCGATCCGGTTCTTCAGTTTCTTGTCGATGTTCATCTTTAAGATTACCCCTTCGATTTCAGCAAGTCTCCTATTGAAAGCATCCGAAGCTTGTAGCGGAACTGCATCAGTGGTCCAGTTGGGTGTTCGCTGTCCAAGATACACTTCATCCGATGCGTGGTTTGACAGCGTTTCGACCACCGTAATGACAGTCAGGGACTGTAGCTGCGAAGACATGGTTCTAAAGAAGACCTTCTCAGGGTTCTTTTCAAGCTCTGCATACTCAGGGGTGCCTTTCTCAGGCATGAACCTTCGGCTTAGTGTTGGGCGGTTGGGGAAGTAGCCTCCGAAGGCGTATTGTCCGTAGTTGACAGCTGCATGGAGTGCAGAAGCGATCCATATGATAATGGTGCAAGATTGTATCAGGTCTTCAAGGTTTTGCATTTTAGGCCACCATGGCTCGTCTTTCTTGTCACCATGACCTACCTCTCGGAGTTCCTTCCACCAGGCTTGAAGTTCAGGGTCCCGTTGAACCATTTCATCGGTCTTGTAGTAGAATGAGCAGTAATCTCTGACCCAATTTTCAATAGCAAACCAGATCTTCAACCCATCAACAGCATATGGGTAGTCTTTTATCAGTAACCGGTCAAGGTCGTCCAGAGATTTTATATCACCATCTGCGATCCCTCTGATAAAACAAAAGGCCATACCATGGTTAATAAAGGGTTTGGTTCATTAATTTATAAGATAATATACTGTTGTTATTATAATACCTTTTCTTGAGATCATTGGGAAGAGCCTGGTCCATGAAATTCCAACTCTTGTAAATCACAGAGGACATCTCTAGAGAGTATTTTCCAGGGCAAAATGTCCTCTCTATAATTCCATTAGCATTAATGAGCAACTCTCTAGCCAATGCATTAATAGTCATGGTGTCACGGAAGTGAGGATGGAGAAGCTTATAAATTGGATGAACCACACTCAGCTGTCTGTTTGTTGCAATCACGAAAGGCTCTAACACTGCATGAGTGTTCAACCTAACACCAAACCAAAAACACACCCGAAGTTTAGCTTCAAATCATCACTACCTAATTAACACTGCATATATATGTCCTTACCAGTGGCTCACTAGCTGATGGTGACCAGAATCATTCACATTTACAAAAGCTTTAGCAAGCATCCAAATCCAACCCTCAACTCCATGTTCAGCTGGAGTGTATACTTTGTTAACACATCCTATTTTATCTTCTTCCATTTTTGGCAAGCTCAACTCAATGGCCACAGGCTTCAATGTACCATCCCCTCTCAAGAACAGAATGGTCCTAGATGCATATGTCTTTGCTTCTGTATACTCGTTTATCGTCTGAAGGTAAGGCATAATTGTATCGTGATGATCCAATATAAATAGCCTTTTGCTACTGAGTGCCTGCGCCACGTCCATGTTCGTTAGTGATGAGATACTAAGgtatgaaatatattaaaaataaaataaaaatatatatatattacctcTTCAACAGTAAGTCCATCTAAGTTATACTCAATGTCTTGTTTGGTTATTGAACTATTTTGATTAACATACACTCGAGGATCTAAGTTGCTCACTGGAGGGAATTCCTGCAATTGATTCCATAGTGTTATAAGCTATGATGTAAACAAAATAAAGTGATTGGCTGAGTTGTTTTCTATTAAGCTTACTTTGAGGAGCTGAATAAGAAGAGGGTTCAATCCTGCAAGCATTTCTCTGCCAAATTCCTCATCAGTCCTCCATGCAAAGGGATTACTCCGATCTGCTCCAAagtaataaacatattaaaatgatACGTACATACATACATCCAATATTTAACAACGTTAAAATTTGTTCACCTTCAATCAGTTTAGGCACAGGAAATTTTAAGAGTTGCTGGCCATCAGATCGGAAAAACTCCCCCATCATCTCTAAAGGGATGTTGTTAGCAACTTGATTGATAAGATCAGTAGGAAGTGGGAGTCCACTGAAGAAGAGATTGTCCACGTCTTTAAATGAGTCGAACTCATTAGGAGTATAGTTAACAAAAGCTTCCAGTAATGGTATGATTTGATTAACTAAGCCTTTCAGATTATAAGCAATGAAGTCCGACAGCTTCAAGTGAGCAAACTGCTCATCTCGTGGGACGTAAATGTTAAGAATATTTGGTAGGAAAAGCCTGCTCTCTGTCTTTGGATCtatgaaaacataaaaatgtaACATGATGTTAgattcaattcaatataaaatataactgAACCCATCCATGTTATTTGAACTTTTCATATGATCCGAACCTGTTTTGGAAGGTGGTCTGCTGGTTCTACCTCTCCGAGGATAAGGATACTGAGCCAAACCTCCAAGAACCGGACGAGCGAGATCTGCACCCTTATCGGGATCACCCAAATCATTGTACAAAGCATAGTCATAAACACGATCTCCTGTTTTCAACTGTCCAGTCCCATCTCCCCTCAAGACCTGTAACTCTTCTTCTCTGAATTTACGCAACGCTGCTGGTGTCTCATGTGGAAGGTATGTCTACAAATATTTTACAAGAATGCGAAATTCaggtttaatttattttgaactgACGCTATTATTGAAGAAGTGTTTAAATACCTTGTTTGAGAAGAAGATTCGTGGTTTTTTATATCGTCTATCAGGATAAACCCAGGAATTACAAACGAAGTGGATCCGACCTTCGCCAGGAACATTTTCAAGAGTaattgtttttaagaaaaactcAGCCGTATGATTATTTCGTAGGATGATAGCTCCAGGGATTCCAAATTCCTCATCCCACTCAAATGAAACCTTGTACAAGGAATCATCACCAGCCAATAACGGAGTATATGTCAGGTTCCAGTATTCCAATGTCGCTAACTTCCCCAGCTTTCCGCCATTGTCATTTGCTACAGAACAAACCAGTAAACATTAACACCATTATTATTTCCATAGTTACGAAAAAAAAGGCATTTGTTTGGAAACTTGGAATGGAACGAACCAGGGTCGGGATTTTCAGCACTGACGAGCTGGAGACTGACTTGATTGCCGAGCAATTCAAAGAGGCTATCAGCTACAGTTGAATGCACGGCGGTGAAGTCCAAAACATTCTTCTTAACTATAACAACACTGCCTGTGATTGTATTCTTGCTGGGTTTATTCAGGCCGGTAATGTCGCCAACAACATTGCCGACTGAACTCGCCAGATTTCCAAGAATCATTCTCTTGCTGGTCTTGTTAGCTACTACAAGTATATGAAGCTGATATTTTTGAAGTTGATGTCCCAAAATGAGAGAAATGTATCGATATTTATAAGGAAAGATTTAGCtattacataaattaattaattaattaattacttgaGACAGCTTTAGCAGGATATCATAAGCCTTACTGTATAGTatgaaacccttttttttttcggTGAACGATGAACTCTTGTCCGAAAATACGTAACTCATAACGTTGTTGTTAGTTTGAATTACCGGTGACTAAATTAAGTTTCGTTTAAAtcaataaattgttaaaattagtcaatttaagttagatttaatatataattttttactcGTTGATAGGTATCGGTCCATCATAACGatcgttaaatttattaatacatttaattaacaataaaaataatttttgataaaaatatcacAAAACTCATTTACTGTCAGtcttttaacaacaaatttaacccatttatattgtataaaatataataacaaatttaatcctcaatatttacacaactatttaatttaatctctACACAATTATtgcaagtaaaataaaaaaaagataaaactaATAAAgctaaaaaggttaaaaaaaaccttaataataaattaaaaaatcaattaagccaaATAAATTTCAATGAGGTgtttaatttgtatataaatttttaCTCTGATATgagttaatatattttttaatgtttattttatttatattatattgatGTTACAAGTCAATCAGATACTAACTTAATTAAGGAAATTACAAGAATATTcacccataatcaaaataagtaatattattataaggcactttagtctttttatttgaaaaaaactaataaaaatatacatgtgatgAGATTTCAGCCCATGCCAATTAAGGAAATTAACTCGACACCAACTTTGTATGTA contains:
- the LOC107894329 gene encoding probable linoleate 9S-lipoxygenase 5, giving the protein MILGNLASSVGNVVGDITGLNKPSKNTITGSVVIVKKNVLDFTAVHSTVADSLFELLGNQVSLQLVSAENPDPANDNGGKLGKLATLEYWNLTYTPLLAGDDSLYKVSFEWDEEFGIPGAIILRNNHTAEFFLKTITLENVPGEGRIHFVCNSWVYPDRRYKKPRIFFSNKTYLPHETPAALRKFREEELQVLRGDGTGQLKTGDRVYDYALYNDLGDPDKGADLARPVLGGLAQYPYPRRGRTSRPPSKTDPKTESRLFLPNILNIYVPRDEQFAHLKLSDFIAYNLKGLVNQIIPLLEAFVNYTPNEFDSFKDVDNLFFSGLPLPTDLINQVANNIPLEMMGEFFRSDGQQLLKFPVPKLIEDRSNPFAWRTDEEFGREMLAGLNPLLIQLLKEFPPVSNLDPRVYVNQNSSITKQDIEYNLDGLTVEEALSSKRLFILDHHDTIMPYLQTINEYTEAKTYASRTILFLRGDGTLKPVAIELSLPKMEEDKIGCVNKVYTPAEHGVEGWIWMLAKAFVNVNDSGHHQLVSHWLNTHAVLEPFVIATNRQLSVVHPIYKLLHPHFRDTMTINALARELLINANGIIERTFCPGKYSLEMSSVIYKSWNFMDQALPNDLKKRGIADGDIKSLDDLDRLLIKDYPYAVDGLKIWFAIENWVRDYCSFYYKTDEMVQRDPELQAWWKELREVGHGDKKDEPWWPKMQNLEDLIQSCTIIIWIASALHAAVNYGQYAFGGYFPNRPTLSRRFMPEKGTPEYAELEKNPEKVFFRTMSSQLQSLTVITVVETLSNHASDEVYLGQRTPNWTTDAVPLQASDAFNRRLAEIEGVILKMNIDKKLKNRIGPVNVPYNLLHPTGEIGISGKGIPNSISI